CTTGAGCGCCCAGAACCACCCCGGACGCTGTGGGTCCATCTGGCCGGCCAGCCGCCGCATCACGTGGTCGTGCGCGGCCGGGCCCGGCGCGGGCGGCGGCGCCCCGCGGCGCGAGATCACCCAGTGCCGGACCTCCTCCAGGAGCGTCTCGCGCCCCCGCACCCCGAGGCGGTACTCCTTGGAGAGCCGCTCGGCCCTGACGGCGACGCTGCTCACGCGCGGGCCGCCATCAGAGCGTGTCCACCATGGTCGGCTGGGCCCGGTGGTAGACGATGAGCCCGCCGATCACGGCGACGAGGCCGGTCACGCCGCCGATCAGCAGCCACCACGGGTCGGGGAAGACCGTCCCGAGCAGCGCCGCGCGGTGCGCCTCGACCACGGGGGCCATCGGGTTGAAGGCGAAGAGCCAGCGCTTGTCCGGAGGGGCCAGCTTCAGGGGCCAGATGATCGGCGTCGCGAACATCCAGAGGTTGACCACCACCGGCATGCCGATGCGCAGGTCCCGGTAGCTGACGGACCAGGCGGCCAGCCAGGTGCCGATGCCGGCGCCGACGACGCCGACGAAGATCAGGAGCGCGGGCACCAGGATGAGCGCCCCCCGCGGCGTGAGCGGGCTCTCCCAGCCGCCGAGGACGTAGACGGCGTAGATCCCGAGGAAGACGAGGTAGTTGATGACGAAGTTGACGGTGCTCACGCCCGCGGCCACCAGCGGGATGATGAGCCGGGGAAAGTAGATCTTGCGCAGGATCGAGACGTTCGCGATGAGGGAGCCGGAGACGAGCGTGAGCGTCGAAGCGAAGTAGTTCCAGAGGACGTACCCGGCGAGGTAGTAGAGGAACGGCGGCACCGACGGCGGCGAGAGGCGCGCGAAGCGCCCGAAGAGCAGCCCGAACACGAGCGAGGTCACCAGCGGCTGGATGACGAACCACAGCGGCCCGAGCAGGCTCTGCTTGTAGGAGGCGACGAGGTCCTTGCGCAGCAGCAGGAGCAGGAGGTCGCGGCGCTGCCAGATTTCGCGCAGGCTGGCTCCCCAGCGGGCGCGCGGGGATGCGACCTCGAC
Above is a genomic segment from bacterium containing:
- a CDS encoding ABC transporter permease, whose protein sequence is MSELVEVASPRARWGASLREIWQRRDLLLLLLRKDLVASYKQSLLGPLWFVIQPLVTSLVFGLLFGRFARLSPPSVPPFLYYLAGYVLWNYFASTLTLVSGSLIANVSILRKIYFPRLIIPLVAAGVSTVNFVINYLVFLGIYAVYVLGGWESPLTPRGALILVPALLIFVGVVGAGIGTWLAAWSVSYRDLRIGMPVVVNLWMFATPIIWPLKLAPPDKRWLFAFNPMAPVVEAHRAALLGTVFPDPWWLLIGGVTGLVAVIGGLIVYHRAQPTMVDTL